The following coding sequences are from one Nilaparvata lugens isolate BPH chromosome 6, ASM1435652v1, whole genome shotgun sequence window:
- the LOC120351887 gene encoding uncharacterized protein LOC120351887, which translates to MNKSKRSGAPASKMKKYIFHEQMDFLRKVFDSRETEDTFLSENSSQESAETETQDSTPTSSKETQASKKKRSNETRKPDEFEAKLLAMVEAPNRHMASMQGLLPTLDTFTDDQVLEFQTRTLTLIQSIKHAPRIGPYSAPPQFAEQHQSPQTIGWGYSSTPQQFVQHHSLITAPQFPQEFYQSHYHRRTSVTSPITQMSDATTSSLTPTSFQNTE; encoded by the exons ATGAATAAGAGTAAGAGATCTGGAGCTCCTGCATCGAAAATGAAGAAGTATATTTTCCACGAACAAATGGATTTTTTGCGGAAAGTTTTCGATTCCAGGGAGACTGAAGACACTTTTTTAAGCGAGAACAGCTCACAGGAAAGTGCTGAAACTGAAACTCAGGATTCAACGCCTACTTCTTCCAAAGAAACTCAGGCATCTAAGAAGAAGAGATCCAATGAGACACGGA AGCCTGATGAATTCGAGGCAAAATTGCTGGCGATGGTAGAAGCCCCAAACAGACACATGGCTTCCATGCAAGGATTGCTGCCAACTCTGGACACTTTTACTGATGACCAAGTCCTTGAGTTCCAAACAAGGACACTGACCTTGATTCAAAGCATAAAGCATGCTCCAAGAATTGGACCATACAGTGCACCACCACAATTTGCTGAACAACACCAGTCCCCTCAGACTATTGGTTGGGGATATTCAAGCACTCCTCAGCAATTCGTACAGCATCATTCTTTAATCACTGCTCCTCAGTTTCCCCAGGAATTCTATCAGTCTCACTACCATCGGCGTACCTCTGTGACATCCCCCATAACACAAATGTCTGATGCCACAACTTCGTCTCTCACTCCCACATCATTTCAAAACACAGAATAg